In Anaerolineales bacterium, one DNA window encodes the following:
- a CDS encoding FHA domain-containing protein, whose product MRKLLTLFLGLCLLLGVVSSVRAQQNPAVATLYPADLASFPTVSAFLDVFDAQRIFASGLNPEAVTVIEDGRAFPADSLTEIAVPMQIVVAVNQGTALDVRNANGFSRFQRVAQVIAQWAQSRPPDLPDDLSLVSQAGPVINHAATADFIVGLSGFQPDLRAAIPNLQSLATALDVVSAQTPRLGMKRAVLFITPQMEDPNLANALEPYIQRALENDIRIFVWYVDANTTFTTTSAAVFNNLAIQTGGSMFQYSGEERFPDPEAYFSGLRRTYALSYTSRLNSPGEYSLGVQVNTSSGPLTSAEQRFNVDIQPPNPFPVAPPSQISRQAPADDPFNTEILLPANQQIEIIVEFPDGHVRPLTRTTLYVDGLIVDENTTEPFHLFTWDLNAYTSSGEHQIVVEAMDVLGLSKASTSIPVTVTVIKAPRGPAAFLAKYRTPITFGSILLAGLVLFLILLSGRLRIPSLRAAQEAHRASVDPLTQQIQVTKQDTVPVAEAGKSRKPRTKSKKTESGSTSAVAAASLIRLNPDGQAAAVAPIQLLEKEIIFGTDPVQCTQIMDDPSISSVHARFRQTDDGSYVLMDNHSIAGTWVNYEPVLRDGYRLAHGDMVHFGQLTYRFMLKNPPKTSTPTITVQDIEE is encoded by the coding sequence ATGCGTAAACTTTTAACACTGTTTCTCGGTTTGTGTCTCCTGCTTGGCGTTGTGTCGTCTGTCCGCGCGCAGCAAAACCCTGCGGTTGCGACTCTCTACCCAGCCGATCTTGCATCCTTTCCAACCGTTTCCGCGTTCTTGGATGTATTCGACGCCCAGCGAATCTTCGCCTCCGGACTTAACCCCGAGGCTGTGACTGTTATCGAAGACGGACGCGCCTTCCCGGCCGACTCGCTGACCGAGATCGCCGTCCCCATGCAGATCGTGGTTGCAGTTAATCAGGGCACAGCGCTGGACGTGCGCAATGCCAATGGGTTCTCGCGCTTTCAACGTGTGGCGCAGGTCATTGCCCAGTGGGCGCAAAGCCGTCCGCCCGATCTGCCGGATGACCTCAGCCTTGTCAGTCAGGCGGGACCGGTCATTAACCATGCCGCAACGGCGGATTTCATCGTCGGGTTAAGCGGCTTTCAACCGGATCTGCGGGCTGCCATACCCAACCTGCAATCCCTCGCCACTGCCCTGGATGTCGTCAGTGCACAGACGCCGCGCCTCGGTATGAAACGCGCCGTGCTCTTCATCACCCCGCAAATGGAAGACCCGAACCTTGCAAATGCGCTTGAGCCGTACATTCAGCGTGCGCTTGAAAATGACATCCGCATCTTCGTCTGGTACGTGGATGCGAATACAACCTTTACCACCACCAGCGCCGCAGTGTTCAATAACCTCGCCATTCAAACAGGCGGGAGCATGTTCCAGTATTCCGGCGAGGAGAGATTCCCCGACCCCGAAGCCTATTTTTCCGGTTTGCGCAGGACATACGCACTTTCCTATACTTCACGTTTGAACAGCCCGGGCGAATACTCCCTTGGTGTGCAGGTGAACACTTCCTCGGGTCCGTTGACATCCGCCGAGCAGCGTTTCAACGTGGATATTCAGCCGCCCAACCCATTCCCCGTGGCGCCTCCCTCCCAGATTTCGCGGCAGGCGCCGGCGGATGATCCCTTCAATACCGAGATTCTTCTGCCTGCAAACCAGCAGATCGAGATCATCGTGGAATTCCCCGACGGCCACGTCCGCCCGCTCACGCGCACCACCTTGTATGTGGATGGTTTGATCGTGGACGAGAACACAACCGAGCCGTTCCACCTCTTCACCTGGGATTTGAACGCCTATACCAGCAGTGGTGAACACCAGATCGTTGTGGAGGCCATGGATGTGCTGGGCTTGAGCAAGGCAAGCACGTCCATTCCGGTGACCGTCACCGTGATCAAAGCCCCCAGGGGACCCGCCGCCTTTCTTGCAAAATATCGCACGCCGATCACGTTCGGTTCGATCCTGCTGGCAGGGCTGGTGCTCTTTCTCATCCTGTTGAGCGGACGATTGCGCATCCCGTCCCTGCGCGCCGCACAGGAAGCGCATCGTGCCAGTGTGGACCCGCTTACACAACAGATCCAGGTGACGAAGCAGGACACTGTGCCCGTGGCGGAGGCGGGGAAGAGTAGAAAGCCGCGTACCAAGTCAAAGAAAACAGAATCAGGCTCAACGTCTGCTGTGGCGGCGGCGTCGCTTATCCGCCTCAATCCAGATGGACAGGCGGCCGCCGTCGCGCCGATCCAGCTGCTTGAGAAGGAAATCATCTTTGGCACCGACCCGGTGCAATGCACGCAGATCATGGACGACCCGTCCATTTCATCCGTCCATGCACGGTTCAGGCAAACGGATGACGGAAGCTATGTGTTGATGGATAATCATTCAATTGCGGGCACGTGGGTGAATTATGAGCCTGTTTTGCGCGATGGGTACCGGCTGGCGCATGGCGATATGGTACACTTTGGCCAATTAACCTATCGGTTTATGTTAAAAAATCCGCCAAAGACTTCAACGCCGACGATCACTGTTCAAGATATTGAAGAATGA
- the holB gene encoding DNA polymerase III subunit delta', producing MINNWNILGHEWAVDMLRQHAARGEIRHAYLFCGPPGLGRRTLALRLAQSLNCEHPVTAGEPCLTCRTCKQIESMQHPDLTVIQAMDNEFAPKEGGILKVDQVREVQRSLSLKPFQSKYRVVIFLRFQEANDNASNALLKTLEEAPAHAILLLTADTPEGLLPTIVSRCEVLRLRPLPTETVAVDLMMRGMEADRARLLAHISGGRPGYARKLVDDATLLEKREERLDDLQTLLPAPRVEKFSYADKLSKDKDTMRQTIMIWLSYWRDVMLRAAGAGSPLINIDRNMEIEFLAGRLDLSTARKVVNEHESALEKMDRNVNSRLLAEVLLLNLPKV from the coding sequence ATGATCAACAACTGGAACATCCTCGGACATGAATGGGCAGTGGATATGCTCCGCCAGCATGCCGCACGCGGCGAGATCCGCCATGCCTATCTTTTTTGCGGACCGCCCGGCCTGGGCCGGCGGACGCTGGCTTTGCGCCTCGCCCAATCTTTGAACTGCGAACATCCCGTTACGGCTGGCGAGCCATGCCTGACCTGCCGCACCTGCAAGCAGATCGAGTCCATGCAGCATCCCGACCTGACCGTGATCCAGGCGATGGATAATGAGTTCGCCCCAAAGGAAGGCGGCATCCTCAAAGTGGATCAGGTCCGCGAGGTGCAGCGTTCCCTGTCGCTAAAACCTTTTCAATCAAAATATCGCGTGGTTATTTTTTTACGCTTTCAGGAAGCCAACGATAATGCATCCAATGCCCTGCTCAAAACGCTCGAGGAAGCGCCGGCCCACGCCATCCTTTTGCTGACCGCCGATACCCCCGAAGGACTCCTGCCAACCATTGTTTCGCGGTGTGAGGTCCTGCGTCTGCGTCCACTTCCCACTGAAACCGTCGCGGTGGATCTGATGATGCGCGGCATGGAAGCAGACCGCGCCCGCCTGCTGGCGCATATTTCCGGCGGACGTCCCGGCTACGCTCGCAAACTGGTTGACGATGCAACCCTGCTTGAAAAACGCGAGGAAAGACTGGACGATCTTCAAACGCTCCTGCCTGCCCCTCGCGTGGAAAAATTCTCCTACGCCGACAAACTCTCCAAAGACAAGGATACCATGCGCCAGACCATCATGATCTGGCTCTCCTACTGGCGGGATGTGATGCTGCGCGCGGCGGGCGCAGGCAGTCCGCTTATTAATATTGACCGCAACATGGAGATCGAGTTCCTGGCCGGGCGGCTGGACCTGTCCACTGCGCGGAAGGTGGTCAACGAACACGAATCCGCGCTCGAAAAGATGGACCGCAACGTCAATTCGAGATTGCTGGCAGAAGTGCTGCTACTGAATCTGCCGAAAGTGTAA
- a CDS encoding Maf family protein: MNKKLILASNSPRRRQLFALGNWEFNVIGADVDETPLANETPAEYVLRLAQAKALAIKDKAESDAVIIGSDTTVVDGDVILGKPVNAQDAEGMLKQLRGRTHQVYTGLALHRMRDGKTLTEFSVTDVPMRNYSDDEIRAYIKTGDPLDKAGAYAIQHSEFLPVASMQGCYASVMGLPMCHVLRALQKFNIAPTADVPAACQSLLNYQCPVSSAILSGERVS; the protein is encoded by the coding sequence GTGAATAAAAAACTGATACTGGCGTCCAATTCACCGCGCAGGCGTCAACTGTTTGCGCTGGGGAATTGGGAGTTCAACGTCATCGGTGCAGATGTGGACGAAACGCCGCTTGCAAACGAAACGCCGGCAGAGTATGTTCTTCGGCTGGCGCAGGCCAAGGCTCTGGCGATCAAAGACAAGGCGGAGTCGGATGCGGTCATCATCGGCTCGGATACCACCGTGGTGGATGGCGATGTCATCCTCGGCAAGCCGGTTAATGCACAGGACGCTGAAGGAATGTTGAAGCAGCTGCGCGGACGCACGCATCAGGTCTACACCGGGCTTGCCCTGCACAGAATGCGGGATGGCAAAACGCTGACAGAGTTCTCCGTGACGGATGTGCCGATGCGGAATTATTCGGATGATGAGATCCGCGCCTACATCAAAACAGGTGACCCGCTGGACAAGGCCGGCGCGTACGCCATTCAGCATTCCGAGTTCCTGCCTGTCGCATCCATGCAGGGATGTTACGCCAGCGTGATGGGACTGCCGATGTGCCATGTCCTGCGCGCATTGCAAAAATTTAACATCGCCCCCACCGCAGACGTTCCCGCAGCCTGCCAGTCTTTATTGAATTACCAATGTCCCGTTTCCTCCGCGATCCTGAGCGGCGAACGGGTATCTTGA
- the rsgA gene encoding ribosome small subunit-dependent GTPase A has protein sequence MTKAATKQGLITKAQSGFFWVETGEGVVICQLRGKLKQGKAVGDIAALGDRVSITLLEDGSGVMENIEERKQALVRLDPRPQGIYQQVLLANADQAVFVFACANPDPRLKMLDRFLVIAEKQRIAVIIVANKIDLVQNARDLFGLYEDIGYHVIYTSVKIEQGLDELRAVLKNKISALAGPSGVGKSSLLNALQPGLGLAVNEISKSMGKGKHTTVTRQMFPLEGGGYVADTPGWKSLALWDTQPEEMDAYFPELRDLVPHCQFSDCTHQHEPGCAVLAALKDGRIHAERYDSYVRLRSGQE, from the coding sequence TTGACAAAAGCAGCCACCAAACAAGGTTTGATCACCAAAGCCCAATCCGGTTTCTTTTGGGTGGAAACCGGGGAGGGCGTTGTTATTTGTCAATTGCGCGGGAAGCTCAAACAGGGAAAAGCCGTCGGGGATATTGCTGCACTGGGAGACCGTGTCAGCATCACGCTTCTGGAAGATGGCAGCGGGGTGATGGAAAATATCGAAGAGCGCAAACAAGCCCTGGTCAGGCTGGATCCGCGCCCGCAGGGCATCTATCAACAGGTTCTGCTGGCCAATGCGGATCAGGCGGTCTTCGTCTTCGCGTGTGCAAATCCCGATCCAAGGTTGAAGATGCTGGATCGTTTTCTTGTCATTGCCGAAAAACAAAGAATTGCGGTCATCATCGTTGCCAACAAAATCGACCTTGTTCAAAACGCCAGGGATCTTTTTGGTCTCTATGAAGATATTGGCTATCACGTCATCTATACGTCCGTAAAAATCGAACAGGGCCTGGATGAATTGCGCGCTGTGTTAAAAAATAAGATCTCGGCGCTGGCAGGACCCAGCGGTGTGGGGAAATCCAGTTTATTGAACGCGCTTCAACCGGGGCTTGGGCTGGCGGTGAACGAGATCAGCAAATCCATGGGAAAGGGCAAACACACCACCGTCACGCGCCAGATGTTCCCATTGGAAGGCGGCGGATATGTGGCGGATACACCGGGCTGGAAGTCACTGGCATTATGGGATACACAGCCCGAGGAAATGGATGCCTATTTCCCGGAGCTGCGCGATCTTGTTCCGCACTGCCAGTTCAGCGATTGCACACATCAGCACGAGCCCGGCTGTGCCGTGCTGGCGGCGTTGAAGGATGGGAGGATTCATGCGGAACGATATGATTCGTATGTGAGACTGCGCTCCGGGCAGGAGTGA
- a CDS encoding penicillin-binding transpeptidase domain-containing protein, with translation MKPLRWIYTVIILVFLSACVSNGSSLPPILGGPTSAPLPTPQAGVTPAPDAQAAVMAFLDALQQDDYESMYNMLAQNSRAAITLEDFSKRWNNALNEMSLSEIEYSIRSSQLSPVNAEVVYSITYKTVLAGDIQREIVMRLANENNSWKVEWDDGLILPDLAGGNQLVMEYSVPARGDIYDREGQPIVTQADAFAFGIQTGQIDPDLRELLTGELGALCGLDPLAIENQIDASGPGWYLPMCEGTRAEAQRLLSLNPGGLVVQSYSSRYYFETGIAPQAVGFTLSISPEQYDSYRRRGYNGSEKVGQQGIESWAEEYLAGQHGGTLRVVAADGQIIATLGQSSPQAADSIYLTIDNNLQLYAQSALEFFRGAIVVLEVDTGRVLAMASSPDFDTNYFEPTNPNNIGLSNLLNNPNNPLLNRATQGQYPLGSVFKIVPFAAALESGLYLKDTQYDCQYEFRELPDRVLYDWTYEYCQQALARGEFCNTSTTTPSGLLTLQEGLMRSCNPYFWHIGLDLYNFDRQTDIANMARAFGFGSPTGIEQVPEASGQILDPTTPVDAVNQAIGQGDVQVTPLQVARLMAAIANGGTLYRPQIVETIQPVDGDPKLAFRPEATGTLPLRDENLQILQEAMFMVTNFNLGTARNNIRGIQFDTAGKTGTAESGSGLPHAWFAGYTLNEEDRTGKPHIAIAVIVENIGQGSDYGVPIFRYMVEAYYFGSPGRVFYDFGQIGQPLPTPTPFGGFQP, from the coding sequence ATGAAGCCATTACGCTGGATCTACACAGTCATCATCCTTGTTTTCCTCTCCGCCTGTGTTTCAAACGGAAGCAGCCTGCCACCCATTCTGGGCGGTCCCACTTCCGCGCCGCTGCCCACACCACAAGCGGGCGTAACCCCCGCACCGGATGCACAGGCGGCGGTAATGGCATTTTTGGATGCGCTGCAGCAGGACGATTATGAATCCATGTACAACATGCTGGCGCAGAACAGCCGCGCTGCGATCACATTGGAGGATTTCTCCAAACGCTGGAACAATGCCTTGAACGAAATGAGCCTGTCGGAAATCGAGTATTCGATCCGCTCCTCCCAGCTCAGCCCGGTCAACGCCGAGGTTGTGTACAGCATCACCTACAAAACCGTTTTGGCCGGCGATATCCAGCGCGAGATCGTCATGCGCCTTGCCAATGAAAACAACAGCTGGAAGGTGGAATGGGACGATGGCTTGATCCTGCCCGACCTCGCAGGCGGCAACCAGCTTGTCATGGAGTACAGCGTCCCCGCGCGCGGCGACATTTATGACCGCGAAGGTCAACCCATCGTCACACAGGCGGACGCCTTCGCCTTTGGCATCCAGACGGGGCAGATCGACCCGGACCTGCGCGAACTGCTGACCGGGGAACTCGGCGCATTGTGCGGACTCGATCCCCTCGCCATTGAAAATCAAATTGACGCCTCGGGACCCGGCTGGTACCTGCCCATGTGCGAAGGAACCCGCGCCGAAGCCCAACGGCTGCTCTCCCTCAATCCCGGCGGGTTGGTGGTGCAAAGTTATTCATCCCGCTACTACTTTGAAACCGGCATAGCACCCCAGGCGGTCGGTTTCACCCTGTCCATTTCGCCGGAACAATACGATTCCTACCGCCGCCGCGGCTACAACGGAAGTGAAAAGGTCGGGCAGCAGGGTATTGAAAGCTGGGCGGAGGAGTACCTCGCCGGACAGCATGGCGGCACGCTGCGCGTGGTTGCCGCAGACGGGCAGATCATCGCCACGCTGGGGCAGAGCAGTCCTCAGGCCGCCGACTCAATCTATCTGACCATCGATAACAACCTGCAGCTCTATGCGCAGTCCGCCTTGGAGTTCTTCCGCGGCGCCATTGTCGTCCTTGAAGTGGATACCGGGCGTGTGCTTGCCATGGCATCCAGCCCGGATTTCGACACCAATTACTTCGAGCCCACCAACCCGAACAACATCGGCTTGAGCAATTTATTGAACAACCCAAACAATCCCCTGCTTAATCGCGCCACACAGGGACAATATCCGCTCGGCTCGGTCTTCAAGATCGTCCCCTTTGCGGCCGCATTGGAAAGCGGCTTGTATCTGAAAGATACTCAATACGACTGCCAGTACGAATTCAGGGAACTGCCCGACCGTGTCCTGTATGACTGGACGTATGAATACTGCCAGCAGGCGCTTGCCAGAGGCGAATTCTGTAACACCTCGACCACCACACCCTCGGGCCTGCTCACCCTGCAGGAAGGCTTGATGCGTTCGTGCAACCCGTATTTCTGGCACATCGGCCTGGACCTATATAATTTTGACCGTCAGACGGACATTGCCAATATGGCACGCGCGTTTGGCTTCGGTTCCCCCACCGGCATCGAGCAGGTCCCCGAAGCCAGCGGACAGATTCTGGATCCCACCACTCCCGTGGATGCCGTCAACCAGGCCATTGGGCAGGGCGACGTGCAGGTCACACCCTTGCAGGTGGCAAGGCTTATGGCGGCAATCGCGAACGGCGGGACCTTGTACCGTCCGCAGATCGTCGAGACGATCCAGCCGGTGGACGGCGACCCGAAACTCGCCTTCCGCCCCGAAGCAACCGGAACGCTTCCTCTGCGCGACGAGAACCTGCAGATCCTGCAGGAAGCCATGTTCATGGTGACGAACTTCAATCTCGGTACGGCGCGTAACAACATCCGCGGCATCCAGTTCGATACGGCCGGAAAGACCGGTACCGCCGAATCTGGCAGCGGTTTGCCCCACGCCTGGTTTGCCGGCTATACCTTGAACGAGGAGGATCGAACTGGCAAGCCTCATATTGCCATTGCGGTGATCGTCGAGAACATCGGTCAGGGGTCCGATTATGGCGTGCCGATCTTCCGTTACATGGTGGAGGCCTATTACTTTGGAAGTCCGGGCAGGGTGTTTTATGATTTCGGTCAGATCGGGCAGCCGCTCCCCACGCCCACGCCGTTCGGCGGATTCCAACCATAA
- the xpt gene encoding xanthine phosphoribosyltransferase, protein MNELQERILKEGQVLGGGILKVDSFVNHQVDPNLMDVCGREFARRFANVGATKILTAEISGIAPALTTALHMRLPVVYARKTKPITMPDQVYLTLAPSHTKGRMVELIVSPEYLADDEKVLIIDDFLASGQTILGLARLAEASGSKIVGIGALIEKIFEGGRDVLSSLGVPIESIACIKSLDDGKITFVD, encoded by the coding sequence ATGAACGAATTGCAGGAGCGTATTTTGAAGGAGGGGCAGGTGCTCGGCGGCGGGATTTTGAAAGTGGACAGCTTTGTCAATCATCAGGTGGACCCAAACCTCATGGACGTCTGCGGACGGGAATTTGCCAGACGCTTCGCAAATGTCGGCGCGACCAAGATCCTGACCGCTGAGATCTCCGGCATCGCGCCCGCACTGACTACTGCCCTTCATATGAGACTGCCCGTCGTCTATGCCCGCAAGACCAAACCCATCACCATGCCGGACCAGGTCTATCTCACCCTTGCGCCCTCACACACGAAGGGGCGCATGGTCGAACTCATTGTCTCGCCTGAATATCTGGCGGACGACGAAAAAGTCCTCATCATTGATGACTTCCTCGCCAGCGGGCAGACCATCCTCGGTCTCGCGCGTCTCGCGGAAGCCTCCGGCTCCAAGATCGTCGGCATTGGCGCGCTCATCGAGAAGATCTTCGAAGGCGGACGCGATGTGCTTTCTTCCCTGGGCGTACCGATCGAATCCATTGCCTGCATCAAATCACTGGATGATGGGAAGATCACCTTCGTTGATTAA
- the guaA gene encoding glutamine-hydrolyzing GMP synthase, whose protein sequence is MNSIAILDFGSQYAQIIARRVREAQVYCELFPWDAAQEKILSIQPKGFILSGGPKSVYEENAPFIQDFILESGLPILGICYGMQALTHALGGKVDPSAQREYGHAEIQSLISNPLTSNLSTVWMSHGDKVTQLPEGFEPLAKSGNSPYAAMGDLKRKYFGVQFHPEVHHTPNGSELLKHFAIDICGAKPDWTAASIIGDSVKRICGQVGSERVLAAVSGGVDSSVAAALVHKAIGDQLVCVFVDTGLLRADEGAQVASAFRGGLHAELITVEASDEFIGALKGETDPEKKRRIVGEKFIRIFEREAKNLGQPKFLVQGTIYPDVVESSASDRNKAEKIKTHHNVGGLPEDMEFELVEPLRYLFKDEVRLVGEALGLSESLVWRQPFPGPGLTVRCLGECTPQRVSRLRAADRILLEELSNAGLLGKGAQTSQAFVVLLPVRSVGVMGDQRTYQEAAAIRAVTTDDFMTADWARLPQDLLAKVSNRIVNEVEGINRVVYDITSKPPATIEWE, encoded by the coding sequence ATGAATTCCATCGCCATTCTCGATTTCGGTTCCCAATACGCCCAGATCATCGCCCGCCGCGTGCGCGAAGCGCAGGTCTATTGCGAATTATTCCCATGGGACGCAGCGCAGGAAAAGATCCTTTCGATCCAGCCGAAGGGATTTATTTTGTCCGGTGGACCCAAATCCGTCTACGAAGAGAACGCCCCCTTCATTCAAGATTTCATCCTCGAAAGCGGACTTCCCATCCTTGGTATTTGCTACGGCATGCAAGCCCTGACCCACGCCCTCGGCGGCAAAGTAGACCCGTCCGCACAGCGCGAATATGGACATGCTGAAATTCAATCTCTGATCTCCAATCCTCTAACCTCCAACCTCTCCACCGTCTGGATGTCCCACGGCGACAAAGTTACCCAACTTCCCGAAGGCTTTGAACCCTTGGCAAAATCGGGCAACAGTCCCTACGCGGCAATGGGTGATCTCAAACGAAAATACTTCGGCGTGCAATTTCATCCCGAAGTGCATCACACTCCGAACGGAAGTGAATTGCTCAAGCATTTTGCGATTGATATTTGCGGCGCAAAACCAGACTGGACCGCCGCCTCCATCATCGGTGACAGCGTCAAACGGATTTGCGGGCAGGTGGGGAGCGAACGCGTCCTCGCGGCAGTTTCGGGCGGCGTGGATTCTTCCGTGGCGGCGGCGCTCGTTCACAAAGCCATCGGTGACCAGCTCGTCTGCGTATTTGTGGATACGGGCCTGCTTCGAGCCGATGAGGGGGCGCAGGTCGCTTCCGCCTTTCGGGGTGGGTTGCATGCGGAACTCATCACCGTGGAAGCCAGCGACGAATTCATCGGTGCGTTGAAGGGTGAGACGGACCCGGAAAAGAAACGCAGGATTGTCGGCGAGAAATTCATCCGTATCTTCGAGCGCGAGGCGAAGAACCTCGGTCAGCCAAAGTTTTTGGTGCAGGGGACGATCTATCCCGATGTGGTCGAATCCTCTGCGTCCGATAGAAACAAAGCCGAAAAGATCAAGACCCATCACAACGTGGGCGGACTTCCCGAAGACATGGAATTTGAACTCGTCGAACCGCTGAGATATTTATTTAAGGATGAAGTCCGTTTGGTGGGGGAGGCGCTTGGACTGAGCGAAAGCCTCGTTTGGCGGCAGCCATTCCCGGGTCCGGGCTTGACCGTACGCTGTCTCGGGGAGTGCACGCCACAGCGTGTATCCCGCCTGCGGGCGGCGGACAGGATCCTCTTGGAGGAATTATCCAATGCAGGGCTTTTAGGGAAAGGTGCGCAGACTTCACAGGCATTTGTGGTTTTGCTGCCTGTTCGTTCTGTTGGCGTGATGGGCGACCAGCGCACCTATCAGGAGGCGGCCGCGATCCGCGCGGTGACCACGGATGATTTCATGACCGCCGATTGGGCACGCCTGCCGCAGGATTTGCTGGCGAAGGTTTCGAATCGTATAGTCAATGAAGTGGAGGGAATCAACCGCGTGGTGTATGATATTACGAGCAAGCCGCCTGCGACCATTGAATGGGAATGA
- a CDS encoding HIT domain-containing protein — MIKKLLWILSPFIGWILVYMNFLIPVTRLRETPNLVAFRHPSPGYKFHVLIVPKRKVKTLAELDPQDTAFLTDLYSTAQSLVNEFDLKAYRLIVNGGGYQDFPHLHFHLISNT; from the coding sequence TTGATTAAGAAACTTCTCTGGATCCTCTCTCCCTTCATTGGCTGGATTCTCGTCTACATGAATTTCCTCATCCCGGTCACACGCCTCCGTGAGACCCCGAACCTGGTCGCTTTCCGTCATCCTTCCCCGGGCTACAAGTTTCACGTGCTCATCGTCCCGAAGCGAAAGGTGAAGACCCTTGCAGAACTTGACCCCCAGGATACCGCCTTCCTCACGGACCTGTACTCCACCGCCCAAAGCCTCGTGAACGAATTCGACCTCAAGGCCTATCGACTCATCGTCAACGGCGGGGGGTATCAGGATTTCCCGCATTTGCATTTTCATCTTATTTCAAACACGTAG
- a CDS encoding ABC transporter ATP-binding protein — translation MSFKPALTVKNLSVLFPNGGNGASSPNGELHALDDISFSVRPREFICFLGPSGSGKTTLLKVLAGLLQPTYGSIHFMHHHRPKIGMVFQQASLMPWRSVIDNIKLPLELEGRHASEAKRNAHEMIELVGLQGFEDSLPHDLSGGMAQRVGIARALIHDPDLLLLDEPFASLDALTRERMWTELSRIWQAKQKTVIMVTHSINESLFLADRVLVLTQRPGKIKLDVEVDLPRPRLDDIRYTGHFGKLAKKLRGAIE, via the coding sequence ATGAGTTTCAAACCCGCTCTGACTGTCAAGAATCTCTCCGTGCTGTTTCCCAATGGCGGCAACGGAGCATCCTCCCCAAACGGGGAACTGCACGCGTTGGATGACATCTCTTTCAGCGTTCGTCCGCGTGAGTTTATCTGTTTCCTTGGCCCATCGGGATCAGGCAAGACCACCCTGCTCAAAGTGCTGGCAGGCCTGCTCCAGCCGACGTATGGCAGTATCCATTTTATGCATCACCACCGCCCGAAGATCGGCATGGTGTTTCAGCAAGCCAGTCTCATGCCCTGGCGCTCGGTCATCGACAACATCAAACTACCGCTCGAGTTGGAAGGCAGGCATGCGTCTGAAGCGAAGAGGAATGCGCACGAGATGATCGAACTGGTTGGGCTGCAAGGATTCGAAGACTCGCTCCCGCACGACCTCTCCGGCGGCATGGCGCAGCGCGTGGGGATCGCGCGCGCGCTCATCCATGACCCCGACCTGCTTCTGCTCGATGAACCTTTTGCCTCGCTGGATGCGCTTACCCGCGAACGCATGTGGACCGAACTCTCGCGCATCTGGCAGGCAAAACAGAAGACGGTCATCATGGTGACGCATTCGATCAATGAATCATTGTTCCTTGCAGACCGCGTCCTCGTATTGACCCAGCGCCCCGGTAAAATAAAACTGGACGTGGAAGTTGATCTCCCGCGTCCACGCTTGGACGATATCCGCTATACCGGTCACTTTGGGAAACTTGCAAAAAAACTGCGCGGGGCGATTGAGTAA